One window of Triticum dicoccoides isolate Atlit2015 ecotype Zavitan chromosome 5A, WEW_v2.0, whole genome shotgun sequence genomic DNA carries:
- the LOC119301265 gene encoding protein TPX2-like codes for MAREMEKARKATSPKTSSTSSGPKSPARSGGSPPHKKNVTEARPKNEQQNFRKGGQDSATHDESKRRSPTLQTSPKRSTKHEQPLSYCRLHTEERAIRRAGYNYQIASKINTEEIIRRFEDKLSQVMEEREIKMMRKEMVPKAQLMPAFDKPFHPQRSRRPLTVPKEPSFLRLKCCIGGEFHRHFCYNSGGGAKAVN; via the exons ATGGCTAGAGAgatggagaaggcaaggaaggccaCCTCCCCTAAG ACCTCATCAACTAGTTCAGGTCCAAAAAGCCCAGCAAGGAGTGGAGGGTCCCCTCCTCATAAGAAGAACGTCACCGAG GCACGACCAAAAAATGAGCAGCAGAACTTCCGTAAAGGCGGTCAAGACTCGGCAACTCATGATGAGAGCAAACGCCGTTCACCAACTTTACAAACCTCACCCAAG AGATCGACAAAACACGAGCAGCCACTGAGCTACTGCAGGCTTCACACCGAGGAGCGGGCAATAAGGCGAGCTGGTTACAATTACCAG ATTGCAAGCAAGATAAATACAGAGGAAATTATTCGGAGATTTGAGGACAAGTTATCGCAG gtgatggaggagcgtgagaTCAAGATGATGAGGAAGGAGATGGTTCCAAAGGCCCAACTTATGCCAGCATTTGACAAGCCATTCCACCCACAAAG GTCGAGGAGGCCCCTCACCGTCCCCAAGGAGCCGAGCTTCCTGAGGCTCAAGTGCTGCATCGGCGGCGAGTTCCACCGCCACTTCTGCTacaactccggcggcggcgccaaggCCGTCAACTGA